In the genome of Cryptomeria japonica chromosome 8, Sugi_1.0, whole genome shotgun sequence, one region contains:
- the LOC131060047 gene encoding uncharacterized protein LOC131060047, with product MAEGVSEGNVEERFGVKIERRPSQSRLSDLDIRSWPKWGCPPGKFSLKFDAEETCYLVRGKVRAYMKGSQEEYVEFGAGDLVVIPKGMSCTWDVSVAVDKHYKFDY from the exons ATGGCAGAAGGTGTTAGTGAAGGTAACGTGGAGGAGAGATTTGGTGTGAAAATTGAAAGGCGCCCTTCACAGTCTCGCTTGTCTGATCTTGACATTCGCTCTTGGCCCAA GTGGGGTTGTCCTCCAGGCAAATTTTCACTGAAATTCGATGCAGAGGAAACATGTTATCTTGTGAGGGGGAAAGTGAGAGCATATATGAAGGGATCCCAAGAAGAGTACGTAGAATTTGGTGCAGGAGATTTGGTTGTGATACCCAAAGGGATGAGCTGCACATGGGACGTCTCAGTGGCTGTTGATAAGCATTACAAGTTTGATTACTAA